In Oryza sativa Japonica Group chromosome 1, ASM3414082v1, the genomic stretch ATCTGTGTACGCGTACCTCGTCGGACCCAGAACCTGCTGCATCTGTAGGAACTTCTCAACTGCATCAATTGCTAACCTTGTTTTCCAATACTTGTGGGCAAGGAAGGTCAATATCGCTAGCGGCACCAACACGAACCTGCATAGCACTGCATAATACATACAACGTACTGGAGTAAGTAGTAACCGAGAGAGGCTGAAACAATTAATTAGGAAAAAGGAGCTACTACATCCATCCCTAAAAGGGTGGTTTGCTAAAAAGACACTCTTTTAGGGATGGATGTAATGGTTCGGACTATATAACACTCTCATTGGATATTCCTGTATATGTGGTTCTATAAACTCTGGCATACCAGCTATGCACTTGACAATCCACATGCCAAATGCTATTAGGATGCCTGATGGATATCCAATCAAGCAGAACCAGAAATGGAGGTCAATAATAGAGATGACAATAAGCCGATCACTGATGGCAGTGCCTGTACTAGACCTTGGTTCTATTCCATTGCGCAATTCGCTGCAGGTAGAGAAAAAGGAATCAAAGAGGGGAGCCAGGGAGTACACAATACATATACGAGTATAAGACATATCTAATGGATCCCAAATCAACTCACCTTATCGAATCCATTAGGCACTCGTTGATACTCCCGGCCCCATATATGCGCGGAAATCTAATGGCGAATCCTTCCCTCATGAACTTTTTGACATCTTCATAGCTCGCATTCCTAGGCACTGTCGTGCTCCAATCACCCAGAAGAGTCATGGCCAGGTATCCACAAGAAGGCTCCAGGCTTTCGATGTAACCAGGGTTGTCTGAATCACTTGATAATAACACATAGATAAAAGAATAGTTGGAGCTTGCGCAAGTGACAGGCCTGTATATACCATTGTCCTTCACCTCCCGTGAGCATCTAACAAAGTAAGCATGATTATATGCACCAGGAGCCAACTCGATCTCAATCCTGTGGCCTGAGACTTTGCGCTTGTACTGATCAAGAAGATGATTCCACTGCGGAAGAGGGCAAGTGCTACCGGCTATGTTGGCGTCGACGACCCAAAAGCGTCTGTAGTCGTAGTTGATTTCATTCACATGGTATGTTGCATTGTCAATGAGAATTGTAGCATTGGTATCACTGCAGACCAGCTCGTAAGATTTGCTGCCGCACCCAGGTGGATCAGCTGCCCGACGGAATGGAGCCGATACACCCTTAAGATGGCCGCAAGAGAAAGAAGGACACTTGTGATGCCTTCCTTCAACATGATCCAGTACAAGACTCACAACCACAAATAAGATACCAGTAGCTAAAGCTTGCACGGCATGAGCATATGCTCCAGGAATCGCCATGGCAGATAGACTCTTGGGAGGGATGAACAAGATTTTGCCACATTAAGTAGGGCGATTACTCTACAAgattgtgatgttttttttttcaggaatacgcaaggagcgcatctttgtattaagagGAGATTGTGATGCTGTTGACTCGAGATTGAGATGTTGTTGACTTGGAAGTTTTgattcacaaaactacaatacTTTAGCACTCAATTCCTGCCCAATTTTTTCGTACCCTCAGTAATAATAGGCTGCAGATAACTGGAACAGCGCCATATGTAAGTTCCATCCACTGGTGGAATCACCCTCTGCAGTCACTTAGCTATCAAGAGTTCATGGCAAATCTTATCGTGATTCAGCACATGCTGCCTTTCCATGTCACCTCAGTAGATTTGATCTTAGCACAAAATGTATAAGTTCCATTTGGCATTTACAAGTCTTCTGGAATAAGAAAGGAAAAACGAGGACATCCACAGGCCAAAAATGAAAAGAATATTGTAAACAGTCTAAACCACAGAATTTTTCTAACCAGCAAAACACGGCAGAAGTATCATTGGCTGCTGAATTTCCTTCTCTACCACTCCTGAGTGGATATATGAGAGTAACCAATGGGCAGGATCTGGTATTTACCATGGAGACATCAGAAGGGGGCACTATGGTGCATTCAGTGGAACCCAAAAAATCGACCCTCAATGACAAAGGTGGTAAACATGTTAACAGGGAGGTTGCAGAATCTATaggtaccccccccccccccccccaaaagcGTTTTATTTCGTATCAAAATCATCTTGTGATATAGATCATGGAGAAGGCATACCCATGGGTTGGTACATGTGTGAGATATATATGCTGAATCCACGTATTCTTACTGAGATATCCTAGCATGTAAGTatagtgcttaatcattcaaaATATTGGGAACTCGAACCAGACATATGATCACTATGTATTCATGCAATTCTAATAGTCAGCAATATATCCAGTGCAATATACTACCTAATTCTGCAATTCCTACCAGTCCAGTAATAGTCCTCGCTGAACACCGAGATGTTGCTGCTGCATTTTCTAACCCATCCCACATCCACAAGAGTATTCTGCAGAACATGAAACTAATAGTGACATGTTTGCTCCTGGTACTGCATAATACCCAGGCAGGAGGCTCCCCACGGTCTAGAATGTGGGAGGCGGAGGTGTTGTGATGGACCGAGAGGAGATGATAAATGTGGCGTCGGGCTTGGTAGAGATTAGACAAATCGGTGCCGTCAGCGGCGCCACCATTGATGATCTGAGGACACACGGCTGCAACAACAGACGACGAtgagggcgacggcgaggcatgGTCGCAAAGCTACCGGGAGGAAGCGGTTTACTCATCTGCCAACGGagaggacgagcggcggcggaggcgtagGCAGGCCGCAGCCGCCGGAATGCCGGATTAACCGGAGCGCGCCGGCGGGGATGCGGcggagggaggggaaggggaagggaaaTCACGTTCCGGGCCGATACCGTTCTTCTGGGCCGACAGCTTCAGCCCTAAAATGTTTCAGCCTACTAAAGCTGCAAGGCCAGAAGGAGACGCCGCGGGGACAGGCCTGCAATGCATACATGCAAGGCCTTCTCCCATAGTGGGCTGCATTGCAGTTTATGTGGGCCTTACTGATCTCCTCTTACAAAAGGATTCGGCCCACCCACAAGCTTAATCAGGCACGACCCGATCATTACCGTGGGCCTTCATCCAGCCACTATCATCCAAACGCAGCGATGATAGACACCATATCTAATTTTACGATTTTGCTATACATCTCACGGGTGATTTTTTTTGACTGATATTTCATGTTTTTCTATCCATAGGATCCCTCGCTAGGATTTGTGCAATAATTGGTGGAGGCTGCATACGTGGATAATACCATGCGTCGGATGGTAGGCCTGGTTCTTTTCACTTTACAAATTTTTGaaactataaaataaaaaataaaatacaaaattatagtcctatataactaaaattacatgtGCATATTaggttgatatgacatgtaagcacactgtaattttgataaaaaatattgtgtaagtaGATATGTATtgattattttctttaaaatataaaattatagtcatatataactaaaattacatttgtaaatttagttgatatgacatgtaagtacactgtaattttgataattctttaaaatataaaattataatcctatataactaaaattatatttgtaaatttagttgatatgacatgtaagtgcactgtaattttaatAAAGATGTTGTGTAAGTAGAtatgtatttattattttctttaaaatataaaattacagtcctatataactaaaattatatttgtaaatttagttgatatgatatgtaagtgcactgtaattttgataaaaatattgtgtaagtaGATATGTATTAGTTATTCTCTTTTGTAGTCAATTGGATGTAAATCTAAGGGTAGAAAAAATTTGGGTGATTTTTGGTTAGAAATCACCTGACAAATGGATAAACAGTTCcagaaaaattttattttttatttttgcacaGAAATGCGTAAATAGATCGAAAGGAAGTAACATCACATCTCAAGTTCTGATACACTGATACACTGTGTGTTTGGTTTATTGATTAGTGGAGGAGGCTTGCAGCTCTGTACCTGTGCCGCTGCGCGTGCTATGCTTTCCTCCTGTGGTCAGAGTCGTCAGACAAACATAAACAGGGGGTGTACAGTGAATTTGTTAGTCATACATGAATATATTGGATATTTGGATTACAGCTCCCAGCGATAACAACAGGCGCTACTAGGCTGTCCAAATCGTGGCATTTCATTTCAGCAAAAACAGGTCCATATATCTCTAGGTCTCGGAGACTTGATCATCACTATCGGAATGAGCTCTGGCGTGCTCATGCAGCACGCACACCACAGAAATGCACCGGCCAACAACACATTTGGCCAATGGCCACACATAACGATGGCATCCCAATCACAAAGTTATGATAAACGAAAGCTTCCCCCTAGTTCACGGCAAAGAAATTACCCGGTCAGTCAAAGGCAATCAGCTGTCTCCTGCCGCTATCCACACTAACCTCTGGAGTCAACACCTCCAGCTCCAGGGCTGTGTTGATCCGAATGTCACAGCAAAGCAGAGAACAAATTAGGAATGGATTAAGTAGCACCTTTTTTCAGCTATCATTCAGTAGCACTTTCTATAACATATAGCTTCTTTCGTTTGTAAACAAACAAATAAGTGTACAAGAAATATATCACTAGTtctaagaaaaagaaatatatcaCTGTTTACAATTATTTCTAGCTTCAGCATTTTACAAGCAAGCTACTAGCTGATTTGGCATCAAAACATGCACAAGTTTCACTCATCCTCCTCTAAGATTTCACTTAGCTCGGAGGAGAATTGGTGAGAATTCACCGCAAGTGACACGGGTTCATCATCACAGAAGAATGGTCTTGGAGGCATCTGCAGGCCAACAACGCCACCTTCAAGCATCTCTATGACCTCGCTCATCGTCGGCCGATCGTGAGATTTCATCTGGATGCAATGCAGCCCGATTATGCACAGCTTCCTCTCAAGCTCATGCATGTTAGCAACAGTACCAGCAGGTATCTCACCAACACCTACTTGCTGCTCAGTTAGTTGGTCATACACCCAAGATGGGAAGTAGGTCTGATTTGAGTTCTCTGCATACATGTCTgagtttcttcttcctccagccaTCTCCAGTAGCAACATTCCAAAGCTATAGACATCGGATTTGCTCGATATGATTCCGAAGCTTCGAGATATCATTTCAGGAGCAATATAACCTATTGTTCCCCGTAAAGCACTGAGCGGCACAAAACTTTGGTCCCTGGGGCACAATTTGGCAAGGCCGAAATCAGCAACCTTTGGAACAAAGTTGACATCAAGAAGGATATTGTGTGGCTTGATGTCAAAGTGGAGTATCTGCATATCGCAACCCTGATGAAGGTAGTTGATCCCCCTAGCAATGCCCAAAGCAATTTCATTGAGCTTATCCCATGAGAAACTTCTTTCAGATGAGAAAATGTACTTGTCCAACGATCCCCGTGGCATGTACTCATAGACAAGCGCCCTCCTTATTTCCTCTGAACAAAAACCAACAAGATGAACTACATTGATGTGGTGGATCCTACCGATGGTGGAGACCTCACTGATAAACTCTTCGCCATTGCAGTTAGAGTTTCCTAGCACCTTCACAGCCACGTGAGCATTGCCTGGAAGGAGAACACCTTTGTATACAGAGCCATAACCTCCTTGGCCGAGCTTCTCCCTGAAGTGACCTGTGATTGCAATGAGGTCAGTGTAGGCATACCTTGTTGGACCATTCATTAATTGCATCCGGAGGAACTTCTCTACTGCATCAGTTGTTATCCTTATCTTCCAGTAATTGCGTGCTAAGAAGGTTAATATCACCAGGGGCACCAAAATGAACCTGCAAAATACTGCATAAAAAATAACTTTATATTTAACACATACTGTACTATACATTGCTCTAGGGAGAATGTGCTTATTAAAGTTTAAAAGTTTCCACGATGCAAGTGAATTTAGCAATGTGGCCAGCGCACTGTGAGATGCGTACAgaaattttctaaatatttgacgccgttgacttttttaaatatgtttgaccgttcgtcttatttaaaaattttaagtaattattaattattttcctatcatttgattcattattaaatatacttatatgtatacatatagttttacatatttcacaaaagtttttgaataagacgaacggttaaacatgtgctaaaaaatcaacggtattaaatatttagaaacggagggagtaacaatgaGGATTATTTGTTCTTAAGTATACATGGTTCTTTACCAGCAATCCACTTCAAAGTCCACATGGCCAGTGGTATTACACCCACGATCAGTTGGACAACTGGATGAGGAAGCAGGCAACCCCAGAAATGATAGTCAAATATCACAGTGTAGAAAATCCTGAAAGACGTTGGTCGTTCCTCTTGGACGATATTTCTGCAGAGACAATATAATGTAAAgcgtaaaaaaaacaatataatgTAAAATGAACTTAAGATGCCCCCGAGCAGTTTCTGAGCAGATAAGCAAGAGAAATCcatgcatatataaaaaatcGACTAAAAGAGAAATAATGAAACCACATGCAGGATGTCGCAAACTCACTGGAATGACTGTGCTATGCACTGTTTGATTTTGGAGGAGTAGACATAAAAACGACTTGTGTATGGAAACCGAATGGCAAATCCACCTCTCATTAGTTTGACAACATCGGCGTAGCTTGCATTCTCTAGCACCAGTGGGCGGTCGCCGGCACCCAGAGGAGTCATGGCCAGGTACCCACAGGAAGGCTCGAGACTCCCAATAGAATCAGAGTTCATGCCAGTTAGCACGTAGACGAAGGAGCTGTTGGTGCTCATGCAAGCAACAGGCCTGTACTTGCCATTGCTCTTCAGTATTTCCTGCGAACATGTCACAAAAGTAGCTGTAGTGCTCTGATAAGGTGGCATCAGTTCAGCTTggatgctgcggcggcgggagtCTTCTCCATGCCGCTCGTATAACATTTGGTCGTAGTAACCGAAATCGCGATTCCAGCGAGGAAGAGGGCAATTGTTACGTGAATCCGAGATGTTGGCGTCGATGACCCAGAAGGTAGAATCCTTGTACTTGATGTCCATCACAAGGTATGTCCCGTTGTCGATCTGAATCGTAGCCGGCTTGTCGTCGGTGCAGGTCAGCTCGTAGGACGCAACGCCGCACTCCGGCGGGTCACCTCGCCGGCGGAACGGGGGCGACACGTCGCTGAGATGGCCGCATGAGAACGGAGCGCAGCCATGCCGATGATGCCGTCCAGCTGCATGTGGGACAAGAACTGCAAACACAAACTGGACAGAAACGAAGACTTGCAGCGCAGTTGGGTGACAGAACGAACCAGGGATCGCCATGGGATGGATGAATCACACGCATAGCAATTAATTAGCTAGTACTACTGTACTAGCAAGTAGTAAAGCAATATATTCACCTTGGGCCTACATGACTGTGATAGTGTGATGCTGTTGCATTGGGTTGTGCACTTGTGCTTGTGTGGTTAGCATGTGGCTTTGGTTGTGTATTTTGATGCTGTTAGATAGATCTCCCTTCCCTTGAACCCAACGGtacaagggggccttgacccgcgccctgatcgggggtgcttagcccaatggctggtgggccccgtCACCCTGCGCCATATAAACAGGGGTGGAGGCCGGGGTGCCACATGACACGAGGTTCGTTGCTGCCGCCAACTCCACCCAtaaaccctaaccgatcgagggtgggcgcagccagtgacgggaagtctcaccgccgcgccacgcctcatCGTCGCCTATGACTGCCGCTGCCGCAATCACTGTCGCCGTCTcgaccaccatcgccgccgtccacgtcaagcccgcaacgacaacgacgatgtccggcacctcttcctccacgaacacctcaaccggtcggtaTCTCAACCTCTCTCTTTCCATCTATATTGATGTTCATCCACCCAAATAAatccacccgactagatctaaatcTAGGTGATCCTAGAGAGAACCCGAACCCTAACAGATGCACCTCCAATATCGACAATTTCTATCGAGTTtttcttgtaaatttatttcttcttaatataCTTGGATGGCCTCTTTCAACCTTCCCGGCAAATTCACACCTGTGATTACCCACCACCGGCCAGTCACTCTGCTACTCCAAGCCATGCCAAATTCACCCGTTGATTTCAGTACCAACACGCTAAAAGCGagtttcttttaatttttttttacagaaatgCATAAAAAGATCGAAAGGTGACATCTCAAGTCACCAACATACTGATGCACTGTTCGTTTGGTTCATTGAAGTGAAGGCTTGCAGCTGTGCACCTGTTCGTGCTATGCTTTCAGCTTTCGTGCGGTCAGACAAACATGACAAGGGTGTGTACAGTGTACTGGTCAGTCAGACATGAACAATTGCTAGTACTCCCAGCGGTAACAACAGGCACTACCAGTCTACTAGGCTGTCCGAATCGCGGCATTTCCTCATCTCGGAGAGACGAAGGCTTGACCATCACTATCGGAATGAGCTCTGACGTGCTCATGCGCAGCACACACCACAGAAATTACAACAGCCAAACAACACATGTGGCCAATTTTCACACATAACGAGATAACATCCCAATCACAACTTTATGATAAACGAAAGCTTCCATCCAGTTCACGGCAAAGAGATTACTCATCATAAATAAATAGTGTacaataaaatatatcactGTTTACAAATATTATTTCTAGCTTCAGCATTTTACCACCTACCTACAAGCTACTGTAGCTACTAGCTTAGCTGATTTGGCATCAAAACATGCACAAGTTCACTCGTCCTCCTCTAAGATTTCAGTTAGCCCAGAGGAGAATTGGTAAGAATCCATCATAGGTGACATGGATTCATCATCACAGAAGAATGTTCTTGGAGGCATCTGCAGGCCAACAACGCCACCTTCAAGCATCTCTATGACCTCGCTCATTGTCGGCCGATCGTGAGACTTCATCTGGATGCAATGTAGCCCTATGATGTACAGCTTCCACTCCAATTCATGCATGTCAGCGGCAGTAGCATCAGATATCTCACCAGCACTCACCTGTTGCTCGGTTAGCCGGTCATACACCCACGACGGGTAGTAGGCCTGACTTGAGTTCTCTGCATGCATGTCTAAGTTCCTTCTTCCTCCAGTATCTCCAGCAGCAGCATTCCAAAGCTATAGACATCGGATTTGCTCGATATAACGCCAAAGCTTCCAGATATCATTTCAGGAGCAATATAACCTATTGTTCCCCTTAAGGCGCCGAGCGGCACAAAACTATTGTCCCTTGGGTACAGTTTGGCGAGGCCGAAATCAGCAACCTTTGGAACAAAGTTGTCATCAAGAAGGATGTTATGTGGCTTGATGTCATAGTGCAGTATCTGCATATCGCATTCTCCATTATGAACATGACTCAAACTTTCATAAAGATAAAAACAAACAAGTCCACATGGCGGACTCTTACCATATCTCTAATTCAAACTGACATTAAatattctaattaatagatacaatttcCTTAAATGAGCTCAATCTCTAAACGGCAATGTCAGTTATTCCAATCTAGGCCCATGTCGAGCCCAAGTCAAGTTGTATCGGCTGCTTGCCATATCGGCTTAATCATATTCCGACTCTGTTTCCAGCCGATGCGCAGTCCGTTTCTGGCAAGATCCAATCTTCAATTTTGCCTCGATATCCAACTCCAAATCTGAGTCTATCttgccaaatttcactgttaacacctAGCTACTGGCTAATTTAGCTATTCCATCGCCCTCTTCTGAAATTGCAGTAAGCTTGGAGGAGTGAAAGTAAGAATCCATGACTTGTGGAGGTggcatgccattgccaatgCCATCCCCATCGCAGAAAAATGGTCTCGGGGGCACTTGCAGCGCATCCACACCCCCTTCGAGCATCTCTATTGCCTCACTCATCGTCGGTCGATCGTGTGATTTCATCTGAATGCACCACAGCCCAACAAGGCATAGCTTCCTCTCCAGCTCATGCATGTTAGCAACATTTGATATCTCATCAAATTGTTGATCTGCTATTAGCTGGTCATAAACCCATGATGGGTAGTACGCCTTACTTTTACTTGAATCTGCATTTGGGTCCacgtttcttcttcctccagccaTCTCAAGTAGTAGCATTCCAAAGCTATAAACATCTGATTTGCTGGATATGACACCAAAACTCCGGGATACCATCTCAGGAGCCATATAACCCACTGTTCCCCGTAAAGCCCTGTCCGGCACAAAACTCTTGTCCCTCGGGTACAGTTTAGCGAGGCCGAAATCAGCAACTTTCGGAACAAAGTTATCATCAAGAAGGATGTTGTGTGGCTTGATATCAAAGTGTAGAATCTACATATCACACCCTTGGTGCAAGTAGTTGATCCCCCTAGCAATGCCTAGAGCAATCTCATTGATCTTGTCCCATGAGAAACTTCTCTCAGACAAGTAAATATACTTGTCTAGAGATCCTCTAGGCATGTGTTCATAAACTAGGGCCCTTCTCATTTCCTCG encodes the following:
- the LOC9270126 gene encoding rust resistance kinase Lr10; translation: MAIPGSFCHPTALQVFVSVQFVFAVLVPHAAGRHHRHGCAPFSCGHLSDVSPPFRRRGDPPECGVASYELTCTDDKPATIQIDNGTYLVMDIKYKDSTFWVIDANISDSRNNCPLPRWNRDFGYYDQMLYERHGEDSRRRSIQAELMPPYQSTTATFVTCSQEILKSNGKYRPVACMSTNSSFVYVLTGMNSDSIGSLEPSCGYLAMTPLGAGDRPLVLENASYADVVKLMRGGFAIRFPYTSRFYVYSSKIKQCIAQSFQNIVQEERPTSFRIFYTVIFDYHFWGCLLPHPVVQLIVGVIPLAMWTLKWIAVFCRFILVPLVILTFLARNYWKIRITTDAVEKFLRMQLMNGPTRYAYTDLIAITGHFREKLGQGGYGSVYKGVLLPGNAHVAVKVLGNSNCNGEEFISEVSTIGRIHHINVVHLVGFCSEEIRRALVYEYMPRGSLDKYIFSSERSFSWDKLNEIALGIARGINYLHQGCDMQILHFDIKPHNILLDVNFVPKVADFGLAKLCPRDQSFVPLSALRGTIGYIAPEMISRSFGIISSKSDVYSFGMLLLEMAGGRRNSDMYAENSNQTYFPSWVYDQLTEQQVGVGEIPAGTVANMHELERKLCIIGLHCIQMKSHDRPTMSEVIEMLEGGVVGLQMPPRPFFCDDEPVSLAVNSHQFSSELSEILEEDE
- the LOC4326087 gene encoding rust resistance kinase Lr10, with the translated sequence MAIPGAYAHAVQALATGILFVVVSLVLDHVEGRHHKCPSFSCGHLKGVSAPFRRAADPPGCGSKSYELVCSDTNATILIDNATYHVNEINYDYRRFWVVDANIAGSTCPLPQWNHLLDQYKRKVSGHRIEIELAPGAYNHAYFVRCSREVKDNGIYRPVTCASSNYSFIYVLLSSDSDNPGYIESLEPSCGYLAMTLLGDWSTTVPRNASYEDVKKFMREGFAIRFPRIYGAGSINECLMDSISELRNGIEPRSSTGTAISDRLIVISIIDLHFWFCLIGYPSGILIAFGMWIVKCIAVLCRFVLVPLAILTFLAHKYWKTRLAIDAVEKFLQMQQVLGPTRYAYTDLTAVTSHFRDKLGQGGYGSVYKGVLLSGDVHVAVKMLNGASTYDGEEFISEVSTIGRIHHVNVVRLVGFCSEELRRALVYEYMPQGSLDKYIFSSERSFSWDKLNEIAIGIARGINYLHQGCDMQILHFDIKPHNILLDDNFVPKVADFGLAKLYPRNKSFVSDRALRGTVGYIAPEMVSRSFGVISSKCDVYSFGMLLLEMAGGRRNADPNTNPNASQSYYPSWVYGQLTGEQVGETSGAADMHELQKKLCLVGLWCIQMKSHDRPTMSETIEMLEGDVNALQVPPRPFFCDGDFMPNVMDSYLHSSELTAISEDDGAIEFASN